The Macaca fascicularis isolate 582-1 chromosome 12, T2T-MFA8v1.1 genome has a segment encoding these proteins:
- the TFCP2L1 gene encoding transcription factor CP2-like protein 1 isoform X4 — MEKRTAQEKEKYQPSYETTILTECSPWPDVAYQVNSAPSPSYNGSPNSFGLGEGNTSPTHPVEALPVGSDHLLPSASIQDAQQWLHRNRFSQFCRLFASFSGADLLKMSRDDLVQICGPADGIRLFNAIKGRNVRPKMTIYVCQELEQNRVPLQQKQEGSGDSNLCVYHAIFLEELTTLELIEKIANLYSISPQHIHRVYRQGPTGIHVVVSNEMVQNFQDESCFVLSTIKAESNDGYHIILKCGL; from the exons TGCTCTCCGTGGCCCGACGTGGCCTACCAGGTGAACAGCGCCCCGTCCCCAAGCTACAATGGCTCTCCAAACAGCTTTGGCCTCGGCGAAGG caacacctCTCCGACCCACCCGGTGGAGGCCCTGCCCGTGGGCAGTGAC CACCTGCTCCCATCAGCCTCGATCCAGGATGCCCAGCAGTGGCTGCACCGCAACAGGTTCTCGCAGTTCTGCCGGCTGTTTGCCAGCTTCTCGG GTGCTGACTTGCTGAAGATGTCCCGAGATGATTTGGTCCAGATCTGTGGTCCCGCAGATGGAATCCGGCTCTTCAACGCCATCAAAGGCCG GAATGTGAGGCCAAAGATGACCATTTATGTCTGTCAGGAGCTGGAGCAGAATCGAGTGCCCCTGCAGCAGAAGCAGGAGGGCAGTGGAGACAGCAACCTGTGTG tgtacCACGCCATCTTCCTGGAAGAGCTGACCACCTTGGAGCTGATTGAGAAGATCGCCAACCTGTACAGCATCTCCCCCCAGCACATCCACCGAGTCTACCGGCAGGGCCCCACGGGCATCCATGTGGTGGTGAGCAATGAG atggtgCAGAATTTCCAAGATGAATCCTGTTTTGTCCTCAGCACAATTAAAG CCGAGAGCAATGATGGCTACCACATCATCCTGAAATGCGGACTCTGA